From the Nodularia sp. NIES-3585 genome, one window contains:
- a CDS encoding DUF2256 domain-containing protein: MGRVRSKSDLPSKICPVCQRPFTWRKKWQDCWDEVKYCSERCRRRRSETKN; the protein is encoded by the coding sequence ATGGGACGAGTTCGTTCTAAATCCGACCTACCTAGCAAAATCTGTCCGGTATGTCAACGCCCCTTTACTTGGCGAAAGAAATGGCAAGATTGCTGGGATGAAGTGAAATACTGCTCAGAACGTTGCCGTCGTCGCCGTTCGGAAACCAAAAATTAA
- a CDS encoding isoaspartyl peptidase/L-asparaginase produces the protein MNLQVQPKVIIHGGAGSSLHGKGGLESVRRSLYTVVEAVYSLLLSGATASEAVLLGCQMLEDDPRFNAGTGSVLQSDGQIRMSASLMDGTSGRFSGVINISRVKNPIELVHFLQNSPDRVLSDYGAAELARELQVPVFNALTDLRLNEWMQERRDNFKSTMAGVVAEPELIESSNAGRGTIGVVVLDSSGGLAVGTSTGGKGFERIGRVSDSAMPAGNYATNHAAVSCTGIGEDIIEECLAAKIVVRVTDGMLLQDAMQRSFTEASKNQRDLGAIAISATGAISWGKTSEVLLAAYHDGTSIGDTLEWNNGELVGYC, from the coding sequence ATGAATTTACAGGTGCAACCTAAAGTAATTATTCATGGAGGAGCTGGTAGTTCTCTCCACGGTAAAGGAGGATTAGAGTCGGTACGCCGATCACTCTATACGGTAGTAGAGGCAGTCTATTCTCTTCTACTGTCAGGGGCAACTGCATCTGAGGCGGTGTTGCTGGGTTGCCAAATGTTAGAAGATGACCCCCGATTTAATGCTGGTACTGGTTCGGTACTGCAATCTGATGGTCAAATCCGCATGAGTGCTTCTTTGATGGATGGCACATCAGGGCGTTTTAGTGGTGTGATTAATATTTCGCGGGTAAAAAATCCGATTGAGTTGGTACACTTTTTACAAAATTCGCCAGATCGGGTACTTTCTGATTACGGTGCGGCTGAACTAGCACGGGAGTTACAAGTTCCCGTATTCAATGCTTTAACTGATTTAAGACTAAATGAATGGATGCAAGAACGCCGGGATAATTTTAAAAGCACAATGGCTGGTGTGGTCGCAGAACCGGAATTAATAGAAAGCAGTAATGCTGGACGTGGCACTATTGGTGTAGTTGTTTTAGATTCATCAGGTGGGTTAGCTGTTGGCACTTCTACTGGTGGTAAAGGCTTTGAGCGCATTGGTAGAGTCAGTGATTCTGCTATGCCCGCAGGTAATTATGCTACTAATCATGCAGCAGTTAGCTGTACTGGCATTGGGGAAGATATCATTGAGGAGTGTTTAGCCGCCAAGATTGTTGTGCGGGTGACTGATGGAATGTTGCTTCAGGATGCTATGCAGCGCTCATTTACGGAAGCTAGTAAGAATCAGCGCGATTTGGGCGCGATCGCCATCTCAGCCACTGGCGCGATATCATGGGGTAAAACTAGCGAGGTGTTACTTGCTGCTTATCACGATGGTACAAGCATTGGTGATACTCTGGAATGGAATAATGGCGAATTAGTTGGCTATTGTTAA
- a CDS encoding DUF29 family protein: MEELLELRELLEQGKIPEALLIVDELEEMSLSDKINKIDSYGVILLIHLIKQQAENRTTRSWEISRENAVREINKTNKRRKSGDNYLNQAELMDILQQAYEIALKKAALETLEGRFEAEELAAMVNKAEILTQALESLQK, translated from the coding sequence ATGGAAGAATTACTAGAACTCAGAGAACTTCTAGAACAAGGTAAAATTCCAGAGGCTTTGTTAATAGTGGATGAGTTAGAAGAAATGAGCCTCAGTGACAAAATCAATAAAATTGATAGTTATGGGGTAATTCTACTCATCCATTTAATTAAACAACAAGCTGAAAACCGTACTACTCGCTCTTGGGAGATTTCCAGAGAAAATGCAGTGCGGGAAATCAACAAAACAAACAAGCGCCGCAAATCCGGAGATAATTACTTAAACCAAGCAGAATTAATGGATATTCTGCAACAAGCATATGAGATAGCCCTCAAAAAAGCGGCGCTTGAAACATTAGAAGGACGTTTTGAAGCTGAAGAACTAGCAGCAATGGTTAACAAAGCAGAAATTCTCACTCAAGCACTCGAATCACTGCAAAAATGA
- the glmU gene encoding bifunctional UDP-N-acetylglucosamine diphosphorylase/glucosamine-1-phosphate N-acetyltransferase GlmU — translation MVVVAILAAGRGTRMKSHLPKVLHSLGGRSLVERVLDSVELLSPSRRMVIVGYQAEEVKAAIQYPNLEFVEQNQQLGTGHAIQQLLPHLEGYTGDLLVLNGDIPLLRTQTLRHLLQTHQENGNAATILTSHLTEPKGYGRVFCNSENIVQQIVEDKDCNAAQKANRQINAGVYCFNWQNLAQILPHLQANNAQKEYYLTDAVTQVGKVMAVDVEDYQEILGINDRLQLATADAILQKRVKEKWMAAGVTLIDPNSITIDDTVELQPDVIIEPQTHLRGNTTIQTGSCIGPGSLIENSQLGENVTVQYSVVTDSIVKTGSKIGPYAHLRGHAVVGANCRVGNFVELKNTQLGDRTNAAHLSYLGDTTTGTKVNIGAGTITANYDGVKKHPTHIGDRTKTGSNSVLVAPVTLGDDVYVAAGSTVTEDVPDDSLVIARSRQVVKPGWQKNTINNKTSS, via the coding sequence ATGGTAGTTGTAGCAATTCTAGCGGCGGGACGCGGCACCAGGATGAAATCACACCTACCCAAAGTTTTACATTCTTTGGGTGGGCGATCGCTAGTTGAGAGAGTTCTTGACAGTGTAGAACTGCTTTCACCGTCACGGCGGATGGTGATTGTCGGATACCAGGCAGAGGAAGTCAAAGCAGCCATACAGTATCCCAACTTGGAGTTTGTCGAACAAAATCAACAGCTGGGTACAGGTCATGCCATCCAGCAATTACTACCTCACCTTGAGGGTTACACCGGGGATTTACTGGTGCTAAATGGAGATATACCGTTATTACGCACCCAAACCCTGAGACATCTGTTACAAACTCACCAAGAAAATGGGAACGCCGCCACCATCCTCACCTCACACTTAACTGAACCCAAAGGCTACGGGCGGGTTTTTTGTAATAGTGAAAATATTGTGCAGCAAATTGTGGAAGATAAGGATTGTAATGCTGCTCAAAAAGCAAATCGTCAGATTAATGCTGGGGTTTACTGTTTTAATTGGCAGAACTTAGCTCAGATTCTCCCCCACTTACAGGCAAATAATGCCCAAAAGGAATATTACCTCACTGATGCTGTCACCCAAGTCGGCAAAGTCATGGCTGTTGATGTGGAAGATTACCAAGAAATTCTGGGGATTAATGATCGTCTGCAACTAGCAACGGCTGACGCAATTTTGCAAAAGCGGGTCAAGGAAAAATGGATGGCGGCTGGTGTTACCCTCATCGACCCTAACAGTATTACTATTGATGACACAGTAGAATTACAGCCAGATGTGATTATTGAACCTCAAACTCATCTGCGTGGAAATACGACAATTCAAACAGGGAGTTGCATTGGCCCTGGGAGTTTAATTGAAAATAGCCAATTGGGTGAAAATGTGACTGTGCAGTATTCTGTAGTTACAGATAGCATCGTGAAAACAGGCAGCAAAATTGGACCTTATGCTCATTTACGTGGTCATGCAGTAGTAGGTGCTAATTGCCGTGTGGGTAACTTTGTCGAATTGAAAAATACTCAGTTAGGCGATCGCACTAACGCCGCACATTTATCATACTTAGGTGATACTACTACAGGTACTAAAGTAAATATTGGAGCAGGTACAATTACTGCTAACTACGATGGCGTGAAAAAACATCCTACCCACATAGGCGATCGCACTAAAACTGGTTCAAATAGTGTTTTAGTAGCACCAGTCACTTTAGGAGATGATGTTTATGTTGCCGCAGGTTCAACTGTCACAGAAGATGTCCCAGATGATTCTTTAGTAATTGCCCGTAGTCGTCAAGTAGTAAAACCAGGTTGGCAAAAGAACACAATTAACAATAAAACCAGCTCATAA
- a CDS encoding two-component system response regulator, whose product MISWSYNFYKFTDSTEEQFRGSNPLNKVHNIDFNYPLEVQNLIGYALDSSQGDFLLEETQVVPAGMKTDINYDDNLLISITPQTTNTKLVNGFDSELPTVLVVDDNTASRMTAVALLSMEGYKVIEADSGISALALVKQKQLDLILLDVMMPVIDGFEVCQRLKQDEHTRLIPIIFITALNDRRSRIRGIEVGADDFLSKPFDRVELAARVKSLVRQKRLNEDLDHAEKVLFSIARAIESRDPNTGDHCERLVKLGQAFGEYLNLSRHQIRDLMWGGYLHDIGKVGIPDAVLLKKDNLSPEDWEIMKQHVLIGERICLPLRSMRGVLPIIRHHHERWDGSGYPDGLKGNDIPALAQIFQIIDIYDALTSERPYKQPLTSQEAISTIKRETDLGWRNPQLVQQFTEFILFMGAE is encoded by the coding sequence GTGATTTCATGGAGTTACAACTTTTACAAATTTACGGACTCTACTGAAGAACAATTTAGAGGGTCGAACCCCCTAAACAAAGTACATAATATAGATTTCAATTATCCATTAGAAGTGCAAAATTTAATAGGTTATGCCTTAGACTCATCTCAAGGTGATTTCCTGCTGGAAGAAACACAAGTAGTTCCTGCTGGGATGAAAACTGATATTAATTATGATGACAATTTATTAATTTCTATAACTCCACAAACCACAAATACTAAACTAGTGAACGGTTTTGATTCAGAATTACCGACAGTTTTAGTTGTTGATGATAACACTGCCAGTAGAATGACTGCGGTTGCTCTCTTATCGATGGAAGGTTACAAAGTGATTGAGGCGGATAGTGGTATTAGTGCTTTGGCATTAGTAAAACAAAAACAACTAGATTTAATTTTGCTGGATGTAATGATGCCAGTAATTGATGGGTTTGAGGTTTGTCAGCGCCTGAAGCAAGATGAACATACTAGGCTAATACCGATAATTTTTATTACAGCTTTAAATGACAGGCGATCGCGCATTCGGGGAATTGAAGTAGGGGCGGATGATTTTCTGAGCAAACCTTTTGACCGTGTAGAATTAGCAGCACGTGTGAAATCTTTGGTGCGGCAAAAGCGCTTGAATGAAGACTTAGATCATGCTGAGAAAGTGCTGTTTTCTATTGCTAGGGCTATTGAAAGTCGTGATCCGAATACAGGCGATCACTGTGAACGTTTAGTCAAATTAGGACAGGCTTTTGGTGAGTACCTCAATTTATCACGTCACCAAATTCGAGATTTAATGTGGGGTGGCTATCTTCACGATATCGGTAAGGTGGGTATTCCTGATGCGGTGCTACTGAAAAAAGACAACCTCAGCCCCGAAGATTGGGAAATTATGAAGCAACACGTTTTAATTGGGGAAAGAATCTGCCTACCACTCCGTAGTATGCGGGGTGTACTTCCCATCATTCGCCATCACCATGAACGTTGGGATGGATCAGGTTATCCGGATGGACTAAAAGGGAATGATATTCCCGCATTAGCACAAATATTTCAAATAATTGATATTTATGATGCCTTAACTAGTGAAAGACCTTATAAACAACCTTTGACCTCACAAGAGGCAATATCTACAATCAAGCGAGAAACTGATTTAGGTTGGCGCAATCCCCAATTAGTGCAGCAATTTACAGAGTTTATTCTCTTCATGGGTGCAGAGTAA
- a CDS encoding sulfurtransferase has product MADTQFFVSPTWLFEHLNDQHIVIVDCRFSLADPQLGKQQYQASHIENSYYLDLNQDLSSPVGKHGGRHPLPNLNDLAHKLSAIGVDSQKTLVVAYDDSRLAFASRLWWLLRYLGHEQVVVLDGGFTAWQKAGYAVTDVILPAKKGNFIPKLTPELVVDIETVKSRKDLPGVALVDSRESDRYRGEREPIDKIAGHIPGAVNYPWQEITNSSGYLLSPSKQRQRWEKLQKSEEILVYCGSGVTACVNLLSLEIAGIHTGKLYAGSWSDWISYD; this is encoded by the coding sequence ATGGCTGACACCCAATTTTTTGTTTCCCCAACTTGGCTTTTTGAACATCTTAACGATCAACACATCGTCATTGTGGATTGTCGCTTTTCTCTTGCTGACCCTCAACTAGGAAAACAACAATACCAAGCAAGTCACATTGAGAACTCCTATTATCTAGATTTGAATCAGGATCTTTCCAGTCCTGTAGGTAAGCATGGGGGTAGACATCCTTTACCTAATCTCAACGATTTAGCTCACAAGTTATCAGCAATTGGGGTGGATTCCCAAAAAACTTTAGTTGTTGCTTATGATGATTCGCGCTTGGCCTTTGCATCTCGTCTTTGGTGGTTATTACGCTACTTAGGACATGAGCAAGTAGTTGTATTAGATGGAGGATTTACAGCATGGCAAAAAGCTGGTTATGCCGTCACAGATGTGATTTTGCCAGCCAAGAAAGGTAATTTTATCCCTAAATTAACACCAGAACTTGTAGTAGATATTGAGACTGTGAAAAGTCGCAAAGATTTACCAGGAGTAGCTTTAGTAGATTCCAGAGAGAGCGATCGCTACCGAGGAGAAAGAGAGCCAATAGATAAAATTGCTGGTCATATTCCCGGTGCAGTTAACTATCCTTGGCAAGAAATTACAAACTCTTCTGGCTATCTACTTTCCCCATCAAAACAACGCCAACGATGGGAGAAACTACAAAAATCTGAGGAAATTCTAGTTTATTGTGGTTCTGGTGTAACTGCTTGTGTGAATTTACTTTCTTTGGAAATAGCCGGTATTCACACAGGAAAACTTTATGCTGGTAGTTGGAGTGACTGGATTAGTTATGATTAG
- the psbA gene encoding photosystem II q(b) protein yields the protein MTTTLQQRQSANLWDRFCEWITSTDNRIYIGWFGVLMIPTLLAATTCFIIAFVAAPPVDIDGIREPVAGSLIYGNNIISGAVVPSSNAIGLHFYPIWEAASLDEWLYNGGPYQLVIFHFLIGCACYLGRQWELSYRLGMRPWICVAYSAPLASATAVFLIYPIGQGSFSDGMPLGISGTFNFMIVFQAEHNILMHPFHMLGVAGVFGGSLFSAMHGSLVTSSLVRETTETESLNYGYKFGQEEETYNIVAAHGYFGRLIFQYASFNNSRSLHFFLAAWPVIGIWFTALGISTMAFNLNGFNFNQSVIDSQGRVIATWADVINRANLGMEVMHERNAHNFPLDLAAADVAPVALTAPAING from the coding sequence ATGACTACTACCTTACAACAGCGCCAAAGCGCCAACTTATGGGATCGCTTCTGCGAATGGATCACCAGCACCGACAACCGCATTTACATCGGTTGGTTCGGAGTCCTAATGATCCCAACCCTACTAGCTGCTACCACCTGCTTCATCATCGCATTCGTTGCAGCACCTCCAGTAGACATCGACGGTATCCGTGAACCCGTAGCTGGTTCCTTGATTTACGGAAACAACATCATCTCTGGTGCAGTTGTTCCTTCCTCCAACGCTATCGGCTTGCACTTCTACCCCATCTGGGAAGCAGCATCCTTAGATGAATGGTTGTACAACGGCGGTCCTTACCAATTGGTAATTTTCCACTTCTTGATCGGTTGCGCTTGCTACCTTGGTCGTCAGTGGGAACTATCTTACCGCTTGGGTATGCGTCCTTGGATCTGTGTAGCTTACTCTGCGCCTTTGGCTTCTGCTACCGCAGTATTCTTAATCTACCCCATCGGACAAGGTTCATTCTCTGACGGTATGCCTTTAGGTATCTCTGGAACCTTCAACTTCATGATTGTGTTCCAAGCTGAACACAACATCTTGATGCACCCCTTCCATATGTTGGGTGTAGCTGGTGTCTTCGGTGGTTCTTTGTTCTCCGCAATGCATGGTTCCTTGGTAACTTCCTCCTTGGTACGTGAAACAACCGAAACCGAATCACTCAACTACGGTTACAAATTCGGACAAGAAGAAGAAACCTACAACATCGTTGCAGCCCACGGCTACTTCGGTCGGTTAATCTTCCAATACGCTTCCTTCAACAACAGCCGTTCACTTCACTTCTTCCTAGCTGCTTGGCCTGTAATCGGTATCTGGTTTACTGCTTTGGGTATCAGCACCATGGCTTTCAACTTGAACGGTTTCAACTTCAACCAATCAGTAATTGATTCTCAAGGTCGGGTTATCGCTACCTGGGCTGACGTAATCAACCGCGCTAACTTGGGTATGGAAGTAATGCACGAGCGCAACGCTCACAACTTCCCCCTAGACTTGGCTGCTGCTGATGTTGCTCCTGTTGCTTTAACTGCACCTGCAATCAACGGTTAA
- a CDS encoding DEAD/DEAH box helicase, whose translation MSFSNLGLSNEIIRAVTELGYTKPTPIQIQAIPAVLSGSDLLAGAQTGTGKTASFTLPLLHRLSSESVKSTSHGCPAIRALILTPTRELAAQVESSVRDYGKYLKLNTMAMFGGVSINPQKRLLKGRVDILVATPGRLLDHVQQGTVNLSHIEFLVLDEADRMLDMGFIRDIRRILSLLPKKRQNLLFFATFSDKIKALATGLLDRPNMIEVARRNVTADTVAQKVYKVDRDRKRQLLAHLIRQDNWYQVLVFTRTKHGADRLVKQLAEERIQALAIHGNKSQSARTNSLAKFKNGTLQVLVATDIAARGLDISELPHVVNFDLPNVPEDYVHRIGRTGRAGASGEAISLVCADEYNLLTDIEKLIEQRLPFEVVAGFGTNFPAKPESIPDGRKHKPKGTKSQSGSTAKPLPQKSTKQSTPRTVTGGKKSDARPSASRRRTKADDR comes from the coding sequence ATGTCTTTTTCTAATCTCGGCTTGTCCAATGAAATTATCCGTGCCGTCACAGAGCTAGGGTATACCAAACCCACGCCAATCCAGATACAGGCGATCCCTGCCGTCTTGTCAGGTAGCGATCTACTAGCTGGTGCTCAAACTGGTACTGGAAAGACTGCCAGCTTCACCCTGCCGCTTCTGCATCGATTGTCATCCGAGAGCGTTAAAAGCACGTCTCATGGATGCCCAGCAATCCGGGCGCTGATTCTCACTCCGACTCGTGAATTGGCCGCACAGGTGGAATCAAGCGTGCGTGATTACGGCAAGTACCTAAAGTTAAACACGATGGCGATGTTCGGCGGGGTCAGCATTAATCCGCAAAAACGGCTTTTGAAGGGTCGCGTAGATATTCTGGTCGCTACTCCAGGGCGATTGTTAGACCATGTGCAGCAAGGCACGGTGAACCTGTCACATATTGAGTTTTTGGTGCTGGATGAAGCAGATCGGATGTTGGACATGGGCTTTATTCGTGATATCCGTCGCATTCTCTCGCTCCTGCCTAAAAAGCGACAAAACTTGCTATTCTTCGCTACCTTCTCGGATAAAATCAAGGCACTCGCCACAGGGTTGCTAGATCGCCCCAACATGATCGAGGTGGCACGCCGCAACGTTACGGCCGACACGGTGGCACAAAAAGTCTACAAAGTTGACCGTGACAGGAAGCGTCAATTACTGGCGCACTTGATTCGACAAGATAATTGGTATCAAGTGCTAGTCTTTACTCGCACTAAGCACGGTGCTGATCGTCTGGTTAAGCAATTGGCTGAGGAGCGTATTCAAGCACTGGCCATCCACGGTAATAAAAGCCAGTCGGCGCGTACCAACTCTCTAGCGAAGTTCAAAAACGGCACTTTACAGGTATTGGTAGCCACCGATATTGCAGCACGAGGTCTCGATATCAGTGAACTGCCCCATGTAGTCAATTTCGATCTGCCTAATGTACCAGAAGATTATGTTCATCGCATTGGTCGGACTGGTCGCGCTGGTGCTTCAGGTGAAGCTATCTCGCTGGTGTGTGCCGATGAGTACAATCTGCTGACAGACATAGAAAAACTGATTGAACAGCGCTTGCCTTTTGAAGTGGTTGCTGGCTTTGGAACCAATTTTCCCGCCAAACCTGAATCAATTCCAGATGGACGCAAGCACAAACCTAAAGGTACTAAAAGTCAGTCTGGCTCTACAGCTAAACCGTTGCCACAAAAATCAACTAAACAATCAACACCGCGAACCGTAACAGGTGGTAAAAAGTCTGATGCTCGTCCCTCCGCATCACGCCGTAGGACTAAAGCCGATGATCGCTGA
- a CDS encoding BON domain-containing protein encodes MTIATDEELQAKVVYKLHWDDRVNAADIGVTVDDAKVTLRGKVPSYRAKSIAEEDTKEIEGIIEVVNHLQVQYPASIPVPIDDEIASNVSNALTWDPDIDANKIDVSVIGGLITLRGTVDAYWKKFQVEDIGYGITGVIDIINELAVVPTKRPEDEEIARSIENALEHNTLVEAEDVNVVVENGRITLTGFVPNWAAWRAAHNAATYTKGVIKVVDGLAIRYLEEEEFLTEE; translated from the coding sequence ATGACTATAGCGACAGATGAAGAACTCCAAGCTAAAGTTGTATATAAACTTCACTGGGATGACCGTGTGAATGCAGCGGATATTGGCGTGACTGTTGATGATGCCAAAGTCACCTTGCGGGGAAAAGTACCTAGCTATAGAGCCAAAAGCATAGCAGAAGAAGATACTAAAGAAATAGAGGGAATCATTGAGGTAGTTAATCACTTACAGGTGCAGTATCCTGCCTCCATCCCTGTTCCCATAGATGACGAGATCGCCTCAAATGTGTCAAACGCCTTGACTTGGGACCCAGATATTGATGCCAATAAAATTGATGTTAGTGTCATCGGTGGATTGATAACTTTGCGCGGTACAGTAGACGCTTATTGGAAGAAATTTCAGGTAGAAGATATAGGTTACGGGATTACCGGAGTAATTGATATTATCAATGAATTAGCAGTTGTGCCTACTAAGAGACCTGAAGATGAGGAAATTGCCAGAAGCATTGAGAATGCTTTGGAACACAATACCCTTGTAGAAGCTGAAGATGTCAACGTGGTAGTGGAAAATGGCAGAATCACTCTCACAGGCTTTGTTCCTAATTGGGCAGCATGGAGAGCAGCACATAACGCAGCTACTTATACCAAAGGAGTGATTAAGGTAGTTGATGGATTAGCTATTCGTTACCTAGAAGAAGAAGAATTTTTAACTGAAGAATAA
- a CDS encoding heavy metal-responsive transcriptional regulator — MLTQDKKLYLIGQVKNLSGIPIRTIRYYESLGLVESSGRTEGGFRQFSIAVLTRLAFIKRAQSLGLSLEEIRDILQVYDQGQPPCDEIKEKLKDKLSQIDSQISQLLTLRSEIGELLADWNNEASQQEDIICPIIQ; from the coding sequence GTGTTAACTCAGGATAAAAAACTATATTTAATTGGTCAGGTAAAAAATCTGAGCGGAATTCCTATCAGGACAATTCGCTATTACGAGAGTTTAGGTTTAGTAGAATCATCAGGGCGCACAGAGGGAGGTTTTCGCCAATTCTCCATAGCTGTGCTGACTCGATTAGCTTTCATCAAAAGGGCGCAAAGTTTAGGCCTGAGTCTGGAAGAGATTCGAGATATTCTTCAGGTCTATGACCAAGGACAACCCCCTTGTGACGAAATTAAAGAAAAGTTAAAAGACAAACTTTCACAGATTGACAGCCAAATTAGTCAGTTGCTTACCTTACGCTCGGAAATCGGGGAATTACTCGCCGACTGGAACAATGAAGCTAGTCAGCAAGAGGATATAATCTGCCCAATTATTCAATAA